In Mytilus edulis chromosome 6, xbMytEdul2.2, whole genome shotgun sequence, the following proteins share a genomic window:
- the LOC139526474 gene encoding neuronal acetylcholine receptor subunit alpha-6-like — MTLTNKRAFNGADKKKLFTELFINKSYNKQVRPANDQDDAIRVTVDFDLSSIHELDEVAEKIAVAGYLDVIWWDDQLVWDRATNNDIYYMLVLQDTVWKPDLVLKNGFHKFEELGGSFYYVRIKYDGRISWYPYHVFESQCSIDVTFYPYDKQTCHIIFTIWTYRYDEVEIDPESKFELDEYTENSLWTITSTSVQINRVLGSHEIDFTINLRRKPTYYIVNIVIPLIFLGILNSLVFIIPADAGEKMSYSVTVFLSLAVFLTIITAQLPVNSESTPILSIYIVVQLSYCILVLVVNSFQLRLHHRHEGNEKSKIFVFAVNLQRRICFWRNNIHSDTNEIGRINNEDTKGIENATPQRNHNEEAIKWRDVSSAIDFFAFWILMGTDLIITLFIFIHISVTKSIM, encoded by the exons atgacattGACAAACAAAAGAGCCTTTAATGGAG CTGATAAAAAGAAACTATTTACTGaattatttatcaataaaagttACAATAAACAAGTGAGACCGGCAAACGATCAAGATGATGCCATTCGAGTTACTGTCGATTTCGACTTGTCCAGCATTCACGAACTTGATGAGGTGGCAGAAAAAATAGCTGTTGCAGGTTACTTGGATGTTATATGGTGGGATGACCAGCTAGTTTGGGATAGAGCGACTAACAATGATATTTACTACATGCTGGTCCTTCAG GATACGGTTTGGAAACCGGACCTTGTACTAAAAAATGGTTTCCACAAGTTTGAAGAACTAGGCGGAAGTTTTTATTATGTTCGGATTAAATACGACGGTCGAATATCTTGGTACCCGTATCACGTCTTTGAAAGTCAATGTTCGATAGATGTTACTTTTTATCCATATGATAAGCAGACCTGTCATATTATATTTACCATTTGGACGTATCggtatgatgaagttgaaatagATCCTGAATCAAAATTTGAACTAGACGAATATACAGAGAATAGCTTATGGACAATAACATCAACTTCGGTGCAGATAAACCGAGTATTAGGCAGCCATGAGATCGATTTCACAATTAACCTACGCCGTAAACCCACGTATTACATAGTCAATATCGTCATACCTTTAATATTCCTAGGCATTCTTAATTCCTTAGTATTTATCATCCCTGCCGATGCAGGCGAGAAAATGTCTTATTCAGTTACTGTCTTTTTGTCGTTGGCGgtatttttaacaataataacAGCCCAACTACCCGTCAATTCAGAAAGCACACCTATCCTTAGTATTTACATCGTAGTTCAACTGAGTTACTGTATTTTAGTGCTTGTCGTTAATTCATTCCAGTTAAGACTACACCACAGACATGaaggaaatgaaaaatctaaaatatttgtttttgctgTTAACCTGCAAAGAAGAATCTGTTTCTGGAGAAATAATATACATTCTGATACAAACGAAATAGGACGCATCAACAATGAAGATACAAAGGGAATTGAAAATGCTACCCCTCAAAGGAATCACAACGAAGAAGCAATAAAATGGCGTGATGTGTCGTCTGCTATTGATTTCTTTgccttttggattttgatgggaaCAGACTTGATtataacattgtttattttcatacatATAAGTGTAACTAAATCAATCATGTGA